A region of Papilio machaon chromosome 22, ilPapMach1.1, whole genome shotgun sequence DNA encodes the following proteins:
- the LOC106720804 gene encoding protein piccolo codes for MRVVGTRAGSGGSARVSGSPRARLMPFVPVPYTLSCSDGDVGAVMSAACGRDGGGGIGAEAAGRGAALEHAYVHDVYEEAGDAGEAGEAGDAPRPAVSSFLKDLEPGSLVCDVGCGNGKYLDINPSVFTVGGDRCTRLTAQARQHNNEVVLCDNLCLPFRDESFDAVLSIAVVHHFATAERRARALRELARVTRIGGRLLLTVWAMEHEGRNFHSQDVLIPWHRPATLCPPTPTARFLSVDYERNESWKSRDGSPGSSSLSSPNETCYSFVRRALQRLAGRRSFLSSWSLSTRVNQRPCSRPEPPAADLPIELRRLDEALPSRLVAQTSETTTLKSRSLTDIADIERRAMVRSRSSLPSLGGDETEVPSQDQQSVETTETRKKPKLVKQKKSINEDDADEDLDKPTDMKSMVEEMPNFKIHTPRLQSKKPGVFKQSSLNEELMSTERLREKERLRKNIQKQASLNEEYLYSRPGTLDSIRDSIFSTSATTAKKFQSLKNGLTNKFKTSTTNIDKVTVFVRMLQGWKTHGPVPEVPTPSDSNANSEKSYPERRHSKEDGSDSSKDSSLQSDTSVDSEDSFASVIYVPKADGTGDPLSPTPLSPGPTSPRLKVSSVPTSPRMKSSPGLPSPRMKQSFSLIRPPSSPNSTQSPGAVNKILVAQYSLKNYSTTNTPTTPPLKPQSKSQPNSPPKSESEEKTLPPEPLPPVITRNISVEVFEEPDPIPPIKEEEETPTEVTKELLAEINKDIEEIHKLTADTNDLKPRVVLQDIKPYPKITLQTVAELPEIPQFKPKEPNKSPTSDTLDSRLADRKRKERIRQIKEMLNKGIPPLSVSRRPPFPIVRTNKPEPIAKSHPKLMSLELFNPATDDMDSDSSGVSSPDSVDSVISVIPDELRKTAIEKDLPNPTTTEEKKDNAPNTPEKSNSSSPAQSLIEAAAEVAQSLDETCETVIQSSPRTKRKHLDKIENAEAMAIVQGASSSSSSSNWSLNKLSPGDLRILEDRSRSQSHTSSSGSSSSLERLSPGRRSKDRSPKQGSTSNSTWSLNRLSPNRLDGRSLDEKSHRSPTRLPYDSISISSTDSEKSISKSESFNRNIANEPLVTCKSDMLAKEEDWIVEQERNQHLTEFAEKLSEKLLQEIDEYSKRINEDDFDLPSSSSSEKSISLRLKREEEDRNTQKILDELSDSLQHLEEPYANKLSTDMHGLNKMSTNEKRYITSLSDTQESDINKLFPKCGSKTKSKKRSKDVDPIINKYRELKKSMKVTSDEDIYLNNCANVQYHVTKIVSDEKLPEVTDTKNPDEDSAISSSNGNPEITIESGTYDTSQSLETGYSLESEISVDSLCTSTDKRSSLKVGQSTDSSDLDKMEISPESITSRSSASTAPLKSGFSVESSDTSAGSDWSRRDKTGSTASLGCASLTSLPSCSECSREKKLLEKRSSSEDTAMVTAETCRAVTHAPLLPSLSDASDSLPSEGGAVTLHRYYHVFKKGELDQLIEQYVESLHVVSSYYDQASWCVVAEKVQVWTI; via the exons ATGAGAGTAGTGGGTACCCGGGCCGGGAGTGGCGGGTCCGCGCGGGTCAGCGGGTCGCCACGTGCGCGGCTAATGCCCTTTGTCCCGGTTCCCTACACACTGT CGTGCAGCGATGGTGACGTCGGTGCGGTGATGTCTGCCGCGTGCGGGCGGGACGGGGGCGGGGGCATCGGGGCTGAGGCGGCGGGGCGCGGTGCGGCGCTAGAGCACGCCTACGTGCACGATGTGTACGAGGAGGCAGGCGATGCAGGGGAGGCGGGGGAAGCGGGGGACGCGCCGCGCCCCGCCGTCAGCTCCTTCCTCAAGGACCTCGAACCCGGCAGTCTGGTTTGTGATGTCG GTTGTGGAAATGGCAAGTACCTGGACATAAACCCGTCCGTGTTCACTGTCGGCGGCGACAGATGCACGCGGCTCACAGCTCAGGCCAGACAACACAACAATGAG gtgGTCCTGTGCGACAACCTGTGCCTCCCGTTCCGCGACGAGTCATTCGACGCGGTACTGTCAATAGCGGTGGTGCATCACTTTGCAACAGCAGAGAGACGCGCGCGGGCTTTGCGCGAACTGGCCCGGGTTACCCGCATCGGCGGCCGTCTGCTTCTCACCGTCTGGGCCATGGAGCACGAGGGCAGGAACTTTCATTCACAG gaCGTTCTCATACCATGGCATCGTCCCGCCACCCTATGCCCGCCGACACCCACGGCACGATTTCTCTCCGTCGATTATGAGCG aaatgAGTCGTGGAAAAGTCGCGATGGATCTCCGGGATCATCGTCTCTTTCGTCGCCGAACGAAACTTGCTATTCTTTTGTAAGACGAGCATTACAACGTCTCGCTGGACGACGCTCATTCCTCTCTTCATGGAGTCTAAGCACGCGAGTGAATCAGAGACCGTGCTCACGACCGGAGCCCCCAGCTGCTGATCTGCCGATCGAACTGAGGCGCCTTGACGAGGCTTTGCCCAGCAGGCTCGTCGCTCAGACATCTGAAACGACCACACTAAAGTCAAGAAGCTTAACCGACATAGCCGACATCGAACGGAGAGCTATGGTCCGCTCCCGGTCCAGCCTACCAAGTCTCGGTGGTGATGAAACAGAAGTACCTTCACAAGACCAACAGTCTGTGGAAACAACAGAAACACGAAAGAAACCAAAACtagtaaaacaaaagaagtctATCAACGAAGACGACGCCGACGAAGACCTAGACAAACCAACAGACATGAAGAGTATGGTGGAAGAAATGCCCAACTTTAAAATTCATACTCCACGCCTGCAGTCAAAAAAGCCTGGCGTTTTCAAACAATCTTCTCTCAACGAAGAATTAATGTCTACCGAACGTTTAAGAGAAAAGGAGCGATTAAGAAAGAACATACAAAAACAGGCTTCGTTAAATGAAGAATACTTGTATAGCAGGCCAGGAACGTTAGACTCGATAAGAGATTCTATATTCTCTACATCTGCGACAACGGCTAAAAAGTTCCAGTCGCTTAAGAATGGCCTcactaataaatttaaaacctcAACAACGAACATTGATAAAGTGACGGTCTTTGTGAGAATGCTTCAAGGCTGGAAGACTCATGGACCCGTTCCCGAAGTACCTACACCGAGCGACAGTAACGCGAATAGCGAAAAGAGTTATCCGGAAAGGCGGCATTCGAAAGAGGATGGTTCTGACTCCTCGAAAGACAGTAGTCTCCAAAGCGACACGAGTGTGGACTCGGAGGACAGTTTTGCTTCAGTTATATACGTACCAAAAGCTGATGGAACGGGGGACCCCTTATCACCAACTCCACTGTCTCCTGGACCCACATCGCCTCGGTTAAAGGTTTCTTCCGTACCGACATCGCCGAGGATGAAAAGTTCACCTGGACTACCATCTCCTAGAATGAAACAATCGTTTTCCTTGATCCGGCCGCCGTCTTCACCGAACTCCACACAAAGCCCAGGAGCGGTAAATAAAATCCTTGTGGCACAATACAGcttgaaaaattattcaacGACTAACACACCGACGACTCCTCCACTAAAACCTCAGTCTAAAAGTCAGCCTAACTCTCCACCGAAGTCAGAATCTGAGGAGAAAACTTTACCACCGGAGCCACTACCGCCTGTTATCACTCGAAACATATCTGTAGAAGTTTTCGAAGAACCCGATCCTATACCTCCAATTAAAGAAGAAGAGGAAACGCCAACAGAAGTAACCAAAGAACTTCTTGCAGAAATCAATAAAGATATTGaggaaatacataaattaacagCCGATACGAATGACCTAAAGCCGCGTGTGGTCTTACAGGACATCAAACCTTATCCTAAAATAACTCTACAAACTGTAGCGGAACTACCGGAGATCCCACAGTTTAAGCCTAAGGAACCAAATAAGTCGCCAACAAGCGACACACTTGACTCGCGGCTCGCTGAtaggaaaagaaaagaaagaataaGACAAATCAAAGAAATGCTTAACAAGGGCATACCTCCTTTAAGTGTTTCTAGACGGCCACCTTTCCCTATTGTGAGGACAAATAAACCTGAACCAATCGCTAAAAGTCACCCTAAGCTTATGTCTCTCGAACTTTTCAATCCAGCTACAGACGACATGGACAGCGATTCCAGTGGCGTTTCTTCGCCTGACTCAGTAGATAGCGTGATCAGCGTTATTCCGGATGAATTGAGGAAAACTGCTATAGAAAaag ATTTACCCAATCCTACTACAACAGAAGAAAAGAAGGACAACGCACCGAATACACCTGAAAAATCCAATTCGTCGTCACCAGCACAGAGTCTAATAGAAGCAGCGGCTGAGGTCGCACAATCATTGGATGAAACCTGCGAAACTGTCATACAATCCAGTCCAAGAACTAAGAGAAAACATTTAGACAAGATTGAAAACGCAGAGGCAATGGCTATAGTGCAAGGAGCGTCAAGTAGCAGCAGCAGTAGTAATTGGAGCCTTAATAAACTATCACCAGGGGATTTAAGGATATTAGAGGACAGGTCAAGATCGCAATCACATACTAGCTCCAGTGGAAGCTCCTCGAGTCTGGAACGACTCTCGCCCGGTCGACGGTCCAAAGACAGATCGCCTAAACAAGGAAGTACAAGTAATTCTACTTGGAGCTTAAACAGATTATCTCCGAACCGACTAGATGGACGCTCACTGGACGAAAAGAGTCACAGAAGTCCGACTAGACTACCTTATGATTCAATCTCCATATCAAGCACCGATTCAGAAAAATCTATTTCCAAATCTGAaagttttaatagaaatattgcCAATGAACCATTGGTGACATGTAAATCAGATATGTTGGCAAAAGAAGAGGATTGGATTGTCGAACAAGAAAGAAATCAACATTTAACCGAATTCGCGGAAAAACTTAGCGAAAAATTGCTGCAAGAAATTGATGAATATTCAAAACGCATAAACGAAGACGACTTTGATTTGCCTAGCAGTAGTAGCAGTGAAAAAAGTATATCACTCCGACTTAAGCGGGAAGAAGAGGAtagaaatacacaaaaaatactCGACGAGCTATCGGACAGTTTACAACATCTAGAAGAACCCTATGCTAATAAATTAAGCACAGATATGCACGGCCTAAACAAAATGAGCACAAAtgaaaaaagatatataacTTCACTAAGTGATACTCAAGAGTCagatataaacaaattattcccCAAATGTGGATCAAAAACAAAGAGCAAAAAGAGGTCAAAGGATGTTGAtccaataattaacaaatataggGAATTAAAGAAATCCATGAAAGTAACCAGCGATGAAGACATCTATCTTAATAACTGTGCCAACGTTCAATACCATGTTACCAAAATAGTATCAGATGAGAAATTGCCCGAAGTCACTGATACCAAAAATCCAGACGAAGACAGCGCTATTTCTTCCAGCAATGGCAACCCGGAAATTACAATCGAGTCAGGAACGTACGACACTAGTCAATCTCTAGAAACTGGCTACTCTTTGGAGTCGGAGATAAGTGTAGACTCGCTGTGTACCAGTACAGATAAACGATCTTCTCTAAAAGTTGGCCAATCAACCGACTCGAGCGATTTGGACAAAATGGAAATTAGTCCAGAATCTATAACATCTAGATCCAGTGCCAGTACTGCTCCTTTGAAATCTGGTTTCTCCGTTGAATCAAGTGACACTTCAGCCGGTAGCGATTGGAGTAGAAGAGACAAAACTGGTAGCACTGCTTCCTTGGGCTGCGCGAGTCTGACCTCTCTGCCTTCGTGCAGCGAATGTTCCAGAGAGAAGAAACTACTGGAAAAACGATCATCCTCCGAAGACACTGCGATGGTAACCGCAGAAACTTGCAGGGCTGTCACCCATGCACCTCTTTTGCCATCACTAAGCGACGCATCGGACAGTTTGCCGTCCGAGGGAGGTGCTGTCACCTTACATAGGTATTACCACGTTTTCAAGAAAGGTGAACTTGATCAGTTGATCGAACAGTACGTGGAAAGTCTACACGTCGTATCGTCATATTACGACCAGGCGAGCTGGTGCGTTGTAGCCGAAAAAGTTCAAGTGTGGACGATCTAA